A part of Streptococcus porcinus genomic DNA contains:
- a CDS encoding ferredoxin: MKVSIIPEKCIACGLCQTYSDLFDYRDDGIVKFTDSDSLQKEISLHDSQTLRAVKSCPTKALTIE, encoded by the coding sequence ATGAAAGTATCTATAATTCCAGAAAAGTGTATTGCATGCGGTCTTTGTCAGACCTACTCTGACCTCTTTGACTACCGAGACGATGGCATCGTAAAGTTTACAGACTCAGATAGTTTGCAAAAAGAAATCTCTCTTCATGATAGTCAAACTTTACGTGCTGTTAAATCATGCCCAACTAAAGCACTTAC